The stretch of DNA GTGGACACTTGTGGGTCTGGATTTGTGGGAAGAGCAGCAGGATAATTCCAACTGATTAGGAAATGAAATAAGTATAATGGCAAGGAGGTGGTGATACTGCTTGAGGAAAGAGGCAGGAAGCTTTAGCTGCCAGTGGTTTCCAATAACCTAGATTTCCTTGGTCTCaaaattccttcctttatgtATCATCAAAGAGTGATCTTCAGATAATGTAGGTTTCTGGGCCCTATGTTAGATTTATGGATTAGAAAGCTGTAGGAGTGATACCAGGGAATTGCATTATTAAAAAGTCCATAATGATTCTTATACATACTGAAGCTTAAAAATCATGACCTTATCCAAAGTTCTGAAGCAGAAATATGTCTAGGTAGGCATATGTCTAGATAGGTAAAAATGCAAGCCCACTGGGAAGGATAATACATGAAATAGATTATCAGACATTCAGTGAATTAGCTCTCTAGAGGAAAAAGGAGCTGAGATAATaatgtgggggtggaggaagagcaagtaaatcaaagcaaaggcaaaaaatCTCTCCTAGTTGGGTCTGAGTTGGTTTTCCATTTATGTGGGGGAGAAGTATTCAGAGGGATAGGAAAACTGGGGCCTTTGCAGATGGGTCAAGTAGCACCTTCAACAGAGAACCATGCTGGTGTGGCTGGTGCAGAGCAACAGGGCATTTCTCTTATAAAATGAAGAGATGTTTTATGGGAGAGTATAATAGCTCTCCCTGAAAGGTTAGGGCTGTACTccagtgtttttcagttttttaataatTGTTACAGTTCTATTACTTATTCCTTTACATACccctgtctttattttgcttgcaGGCTTAACGGGTGCTTTGGGTTTAGTGACTAgttcttttaaaagaagtattctagaagaaagaaaggattttGAAATGCAGCTCCCATAGTTCATAGATATATTCTGTGGGAATACACAGTGATCCTCTTTTCTACTTCTACCCTTATAAAACAATCATTGGATTTcaatttttgtcttcttaaaaGGACCCAACATTTGGAGCAATGGCTCACCCTTCTGAGTGTAAATTATTAAATTGGCATTTTGGGTTAAGAATAACACTGTGGTGAGTTTGACATCTAGTGGGCATGAGGGATCTTCTAGGGACTCATGACTTTTGGGCAACCtgataaaattgaatttattaactTGTAAAACAAAGAATTAATTTCTTCTAATCTTACCAAGATATAGATATCCTGTGTCAGAACATCTACCTATCAGGTTGAGGAGGACAGTGTATTAGTTacctattgctgtataacaaattacaCCAAAACTTTGGTTCTTTAAGCAGTAAACATGTATTGTTTATTGTGGCTCAGAAATTCAGTAGCAGCTTTAGCTAGATGATTCTTGCATAGGGTCTTTTATGAGGTTGCAGACTTTATGGGAGTTGGAGGATTTGCATACAAAGTGGTTGGTTCCTGTGACTGGCAAGTTGGACCTGGCTTATGGTGGTAGGCCTTAATCCCTCCTGTATGAGACCTTTCAACACTCAAGGCTGCCTGAATGTCTTCATGACATGGTAATTGGCATTCTGCATGGTTGGTAATCCAAGATAGGACAAGGCTGAAGTgacaatgtcttttatttttgcagttgTTGTCACACAGGCTAGCCATGATTCAGTGTGGGAAAAGAACATGTAAAGGCATAGGTATGAGAAGTACCAGGAGGCAGTGATTACTGGGGGACTCTTAGAAAGCTGGCTGTTGCAATACTAATATCACAACATCACAAACACGCTATTCATCACGTTGTATTTATGTACTTTATgcttctttaaattaaaatataattaaattataatttgtcAGGATCcatcttttaagtaaaaatatcatttccttttagttttcctTGGGAATGGAGACCAGATGAGCAGTCTTtggcacaagaaaaaaaatcataatttctttcttatttaaaaacattctgtgaCTATATACTACATTAAGGTTTGGTTTAAAGTCTATGGTTGTGTGTCTTTGCATAtagcactttttattttgttctttggctAGCAGTGAAACTCCATGGATGTAAATATCATAAGGAATATTTTTCAAGATTTCATGTAGAGCAATTTTTAAACCTATTAATGCAATTTATGCTTATGCATGTCTTCTCAAGTTTTCAAGTAAGAATATTTATGTAGTGTTATCCCTACACTTTCAGAAATGTATTATAGAAATTATTATCATTGaagaatttattgtttttctgacaGTAACATCTTTGCTGCATCATTCTTAGAGGAAATTTTCTTGATAGCAGGATTTGTGTTCTATGTCTAGAAATAGCCATAAAATatatccatttctctgaaaaTCTCAAAGGAAGAGTTGCTGTTAAAATTTTTGACACAAATATCTCACATTTCCAGCTTTGGCAGCAGCTCCACAATTCTATGGGGAAAAATTgaatatgtacatacatgtaagAACAAAATACCTTGAATATATGAATAGTAACTTCTATttcaagaagagaagagaaaagatcTTTATCCTAAATTGTATTTTCTAGCTTTATAAATACTTGCACTAAAAAGATAATTCTCTCACTGACCACTTACAGGTAGCAAAGAACAGTGATCTCTTAATTATTAGTCTACATGCTTGCCAACTCAGACTTTATAAATGCTATTAGGTAAGGTGAGAGAGAGATGGTTTAAGGACATATTGTGAATCTAGGAGAATGCCTCCTTAAGCCAAAAGGTAGATTGTTGGAGGCTCAAGGTCTTATGGACAATAGGATGCTTATGAGATATTAGGCAAAAAGATGAATTGGagaaaaagtactaaaaaatTTGGATTGTAGTTATATCACTGTGATTCTTTGGGCCATCTAGTTGGTAATCATGACctgtataaaaaattaaatgggcaGGCAGTGGAAAGGAGGGGGAAGTGTTTGATATGGAAGTGGACCAGTTGCTCTTGGTGGAGCAAGAGTGGCAGAGCCACATGTGGAGATGAATCAAAGTAAAGCAGTGTGGAGGGTGTGGAACAGGGTGGTCCCTTGAAATGCCGCATGTGACACTGTGATATCTTTTGATTGAGCATCTTTTGAACAATGTGGCATCAAAGGAGATGCAGTATAAAACAGAAATCCCTGTCCACACTGAATTTGCAGGAAGGCTATAGAGATGGACTAGAGCTGGCAAACCAGTTGCTCTTCAACAAGGCTTCaatcagacttctggccaagatggaggcataggtagacacactgtgcctccttgcacaatcaaaataaagacaacaaaaatttagaagcaaaaacaaccagagctgacagaaaattgaactgtatggaagtccgacaaccaaggagttaaaatagacacattcatccagatcggtaggaggggtggaattgGGGAGCTGGGATGGAGAAGGCTCGTGTGACAgggaggctggcagaccccaggcactcAAGGCAGCAGtaggcagacccagagaggcagtggCTTGTGGAGGAGTGTGGCACACAAGGTGgttggcagaccaggcagtcccacttTTGCATGCAGATACACCAGGTGAAACCGGGGAACGagatagactgtgcaacccagggttccagcacaggaaaatagagcctcaaaacactgattaaaaacaccaaTGGGGGttcaggtgctgggagaaactcccagcctcatagaagagttcgttggagagacacATAGGGTCCCAAGATGTAAACAAATGcacccaactgggaatcaacaccagaaaggcccaaaTTGCTTGCAGGTaccaggggaagtgactgaaatccagcagagagcagagcaagtgccattgttccctcccggacccctgccccacatacagtgtcacaacccagtgactgggtagCCTTGCCctgctgaatacctaaggctcctcccctcactacataacaggtgcaacaacacacaaaaaaatggcccaaatgaaagatcaaagctccagaaaaaatacaactaagtcatgaagagatagcaaacctatcagatgcacagttcaaaacactggtgatcagggtactcacagaattggttgaatttggtcgcaaattggatgaaaaaatgaaggctatgctaagtgaaataaaggaaaatgcacaaggaaccaacagtgacgggaaggaaatcAGGTCTCAAATCAacggagtggaccagaaggaagaaagaaacatccaatcagaaaagaatgaagaaacaagaattcaaaaaaatgaggagaggcttaggaacctccaggacatctttaaatgttccaacatctgaattatcggggtaccagaaggagaagaggaagaacaacaaatgaaaaacttatttgaacaaataacaaaggagaacttccccaatctggctaaggaaatagacttccaggaagtccaggaagctcagagaatcccaaagaagttggacccaaggaggaacacaccaaggcacatcataattacattacccaaggtaaaaatgaaggcgagaatcctagaagcagcaagagataaggggacagtcacctacaaaggagttcccatcagactgtcagctgatttctcaaaagagaccttgcaggcaagaaggggctggaaagaagtattccaagtcatgaaaggcaaggacctatatccaagattgctctatccagcaatgctttcacttagaatggaagggcagacaaagtgctttccagataaggtcaagttaaaggagttcatcatcaccaagcccttattataggaaatgttaaagggatgtatctaagaaaaagaagataaaaaacatgtacagtaaaatgaaagcaaacttgcaattactaacaaccacacctaaaacaaaaacaaaaacaaaaacaaactaagcaaacaactagaacaggaacagaaccacagaaatggagatcacatggagggttatcaacaggggagtgggaggcggatagagggggaaaaattaCAGAGAGTAactagcatagatggtaggtagaaaatagacagggggagggtaagaatagtgtgggaaatgtagaagccaaagaacttataagtatgacacatggacaggaactaaagggggggaatgtgggtgggaggtgatgTGCAGGGTTgatgggagtgaaagggggaaaatgtgacaactgtaataacataataaatatatgaatatatgtaaatatatgtaatatataaaatatatgaaaaagacaaaaacaagccTTCAATCAAGGTTATAAAGAAGGTGCAGAAGTCATTATGAAGTATGGACAACTCAGAGGAACTTTGAGTGCTTTGCTCTCCTGGTGTCACCTTCATGATAATAGTTCAGCTTTgatcagtaaaataaataatctggATGCAGTTGACCAGTGCGAAGAGCATGTGCTCAAACATCTGAAATCAATCACCCCACAGCCCCATGTTGTCCATTTATTGGACTCCATTCAGGATATGGACCTTTGTCATGTAGTTCCAGCTGAGAAAAAGATGGGTGAAGCTAAAAATGAAAGACTCTGTGAAAATAATGCTGAGTTTAACAAAAATTGTAGGAAGAGTCTTAGTGGGGTAGATTGTTCATCTTCAGAATGTTGTGTAATGGAGGagcatggacattttgaaaaCCCAAGCCTCACTTGGATTTTAGAACAGACAGCCAGTTTAGTAAAACAGCTGGGAGTATCAGTAGGCATATTACGGTACCTCGAGCACTTTGAAAATTATCTTCTTTTGTAATGAAAATAACCTTCAGAACATTCCTTAGAGCATTTTGTCTGTTAAAAAGCTTACCAAAATTTGCACTGGTTTCTACATTGAACACTTCACTATCCTTCCTGGAAATTTGAAACatcttcagaaacaaaaaaagtggaATATTTCCATGTGACTCAATATATGGGATTGAGATATATATGGGGTTTAGAAAGAGTTTGAGAGAAAATTGAAGGTTATTTGACAACCGAGCATGATGAACTTATATTTGAATTGAGGATCTCAAGTGGACCTGCTAAACTGAGAGATCAAATCACAGGTAAGTGAAAAGAATTCTAGAAGAAGTTTCTTTAAACAGCTGCTTTAACTTTACAGCTACTTTTTTGGTACATGGGATGAGCCTTAATCCAAATTTTGTTCTAAACAAATCTACTTGAGCAAGAGTTGAAGTTCAGATTCAGCCTTAGGACTGTAGTTTTTCTTGGGCCCTTTTCCAGCTGCAGTTTGCGTTCAGTATGGAATGATAGAGGAACAGTGTTTTTGGAGTCAGACTTATGTTTGAATCTGATGTCTGCCACTCACTAGTTCTGTGGTCTTGGGAAAGCTATTAAATCTCACTGACTCTAATTTTTTCAGTTTGTAAATCGAGGATAATAGTACTTACTCAAGGGTAGTTATATAATTTGTGGGGGCtcacagcaaaaggaaaatgcCAGTAAAAAAGTGCTGTTAAAAATACTGATATATAaagcttttttcctttataaatattttattattcataatgaTGTGATCATTATAagcatagaaaaattaaaaatttaaattattaccataagttttaccatttatttttctattgtataaTGCcaatatgtatttacaatatataattataaatgcaGATATAAGGGCATTTAACTTGTATGTGGAATCAGCAGCATTTCATAGctcatatatgcatatgtattttattcttactaGAACAGTGGGGAAAAACTGCAaaactaactttttattttgtttacatatgCACATTCCATCAACACTCTCTACCTTCAGCTTACtgatgaggaaggaaggagtgaagTGAACCTGTCTGTGGGTTGCCttatctttctccctttttctatGTCATCATTTTCAGCATTAGTGGTACTGGGAAGTGACATGGTAAAGCAAGCATATGATAGGGTTCCTTAGTCCCTCACATTTCATAGAGTACCATTaccttcttttttgttgttgttgctgtacCAAACAAGTCCTGGTTCAAAGAGTAAAGCATGGACTCTGCTTTCTCAGTTACAGATGTGTTGTATGGAATATGACCACAGGATTCTGGTGGACCCACTATGTTTTGGATTTTAGTGAGACCCAAATAAGCATGTAGCAGAAGCTTATTGGATAACTTGGAGTGAGTGGCAAGTTACAGCTGACACATACATTCACCTACTTTGCTCATATGCATACTACATTGCCACACTGGACTTCACTTATAAAACGCatgctgaaaaaacaaacaaaaaccacattaATCTTATGAGAGATTGTTTGGTTGTTGGTTCTCCCAGGTATATTTGCCTCCAAAGTTTTCTAAGTAAATGCTCGTGTGTCTTCTATCCACTCTTGCAGAAATCTATCCCTAAATCTTTCTATCTTTTGGGCCTTCCCAATCAGATATTGTGGCTTAATGGGCAAAGAATACCTAAGAGGCTCCAAGTAGAAACTATACTTATAAATTTAACTATCCTGTGTGGGGGAAATATGTGAAAATACAAGTAAACTTGGGAAGGTAACAGATTAATGAAATaatctatgtgttttttttttctttgcaggcCAGTCCCTACCTAAGTACTTTGTAATTattatctcttttatttctcaCTATAATCATTTGAATTAGGTTCTTCTTGTTTCCATTACGTAGATACAAACctggcatatgagaggcaatatTGATCATTATTGTCTTCATGAAAACTAGTTTATTAGATATTAACTAGTTTTATTAGATAAAACTAGTTTATTATTCAGTTCTTGTAACAATAATTCTTAATAACAGATCATCTCAAAAACTCATTGTCTTACAAAgacaaacatttatatatttttgttcatggGCCTGTGGGTTGGTGTGGCTCTGCTGTATTTGGCTGGGATCAGTTGCAATTACATCTGCTACCTAACTGTTCTCATTCTCCCAGGGCCAGCAGCTACCAGGGGTGTTATTTCTCTTATGGCCGATCACAGGAGTACAAAAGCACAAGCCAAGCTATGAAGTCACACATAAGGTACCTGTTTATGTCACATCcactaacatttattgaccaAAGCAATGTCAGTATCAAAGGGGCAGGAAAGTATATTTTACCCACCATGGGAGGGCACTGCAGAGTGACTTGGCAAAGGGTGTGGGTGCATAATCTATTATAGGGGAGCACTTGGGACCAATAACTGAATCAAGTTCTAGCTGGGAGTAGGGCACTGAGAAGCTGTGAATCACACTGGGTGTATgcaagggagataaagagagaagtTGATGCATGGTGTACTGTATGGCAGGTCTGGCACAGAGCAGAAGGAGGGGTCCAGACCACGTGGCAGGCATTCCAGAAAGGAAAGTAGCATCCTCTCATCTCCTTTTTCCAAGGTAGACAGATTATCTACCGAGAAATTTATTTGATTGTCCCCACAAATAAGGGACCATTCAGAGAGAACAATGGCAGCACAAGACCCCAGGGTCCATTTTGAACCATTACACTATCCCACCCCGGGGGAGCACTGATAAGGGTTTGTGGTCACTACTTATTCTCAGCAGATTTTTATGATGTTCATTAAAAGGCTGGCTTGAGTTTCCTTCATTGTGGCACAAATAATATTCTAAGtagcttttctaaaaaaaaaaaatcccactgcGGATAGCAATGAGAATGCTTCTTAATTTAAGGGCTATATTTTGGATCAGAATCTAATCATTGGTTCCTTTGGGGTTTGACAAGATTTCTGGGAAAGGTCTACCATATTATTATCCCAGCTGCCACAGACAATCTGAAGTTATAACCAAATTAATagcattttcaaactttttataaTTTGTGGTTTGGGGAGATATTCTAGCCTTTGCAAAGGAGGGGATAAGATTAGAAAGATGAGTCAGAGTCAGATGATAGAAGGCTTTGGAAAATCATGATAAAATTTTTGGATTTTATATAGGATTattgagggaagaaagaagaagaagtgaGAAGCTAAGATTggtttttttaagaaagataacTCTGACAGCATGGGAAAAGTGGATTTGAGAGAAGATAATGGATAGTAGGTAGGGATAccagttttaaatttaattaatggTTTAAGCAAGAAACAGTGAGAGCAACCACATTCTCTTTCTTGGGATCAACCTGTTTTAGGTATTCTTTTGAGAACAATTGTTTCTAATATTCTCTAGTACCTTCAATTCTAAAACATGAAAATTCTGGAGAGATTTAGATGGAAGTACCATCTAATTTTCagattggtttttaaaaaagattttattgatttatttttagagagaggggaaaggagggagaaagtgagggagagaaacattaatgtatggttgcctctcacatgccccttactgggaacctagcctgcaacccagggatgtgctctgactgggaatcaaaccgaggACACTTTTCTTTGCAgtctggagctcaatccactgagccacaccagccaggtcagattgattttacttaaaaaaatttcctaacATGCTTGGCAAGAAATAGGTGTTTattgtttgttaaattaaaaaattaattgagttCTGTGGGGGAGTTTTGTCTAGCAgaacctgccccccccaccccagttcccCCAGCTGttgtggatgagaataagtctaccaagacatgaattgcttgggaaggaaaggtggcctatctctcaaaggagaagggctagAAGCCtcttcctcaatgggcttttattaggttcaatttgcacaggaatacagataaaactcatcaatcattgtcaggcagaaatgatcaaAGAATAGATAACactcaaagaactatgagggcttattctgattggggtcagatagctaaagggccataaaactttgggaaacaaacacattttatgcttggacccttatcagacaattgagggcattcttagcaaagcaggttttacaagattttatgcattgtttcttaggcctgattgctcCAGGGGACCGcccattccagcacagggcctcacCTGCCTCcggcattatttcaggcttaagtcaggagGGGGAAGtagggcagccaagagattaggagacttcttgcagacagaatgaggactcaagctatgtcaaagccaaggcgTGAGGGTTTatcacccctttttctatagtccccccAAGTACTTCGCTGATGGCCCTGtcgtgaccatgcctgtcttaggtcattcctcccttgaggaatcttacccatcattgactaaccaCCCATCCACCAGCGGCCAAGCAGGgcgaagtaaagggggcagaggcggtgccccagccaggaagataagctttgtctccttagtggcttatggtcccaggGTCTTTTACTGAGCTTTAGTCATAGGGGGTTACaccttctgaaactaggcagggtggttcccatcAGAGTTCTATAAGCAAACTactagttttttctctttctttggttgtttggtgtatggaaagaaaaaaaccaaatgtACCTTGTAGTATACgcacaaagaaagaagcattGGTAAGATTCAAGTCTTTAAAggggaggcataggtagacacactgtgcctcctcaaacaaccaaaagaaggacaacaaatttaaaaacaaaaaacagctagaactgac from Phyllostomus discolor isolate MPI-MPIP mPhyDis1 chromosome 1, mPhyDis1.pri.v3, whole genome shotgun sequence encodes:
- the LOC114492048 gene encoding protein YAE1 homolog, encoding MLANSDFINAIRQKQAFNQGYKEGAEVIMKYGQLRGTLSALLSWCHLHDNSSALISKINNLDAVDQCEEHVLKHLKSITPQPHVVHLLDSIQDMDLCHVVPAEKKMGEAKNERLCENNAEFNKNCRKSLSGVDCSSSECCVMEEHGHFENPSLTWILEQTASLVKQLGVSVGILRYLEHFENYLLL